Proteins encoded by one window of Passer domesticus isolate bPasDom1 chromosome 10, bPasDom1.hap1, whole genome shotgun sequence:
- the PLCD4 gene encoding 1-phosphatidylinositol 4,5-bisphosphate phosphodiesterase delta-4 has product MASLLCNARIQLTDTLEQMQQGTLMRKVKSKSWKKQRYFKLQEDCMTIWYQSKRTGKTESAFSISDVETVREGHQSEVLQSVAEEFPPERCFTIVFYGRRGNLDLVAGSAEEAQCWIQGLRQLIEVATTMDQREKIDQWIRDWFQKADKNKDGRMNFKEVQRLLKMMNVDMNEDHALRLFQDADKSESGTLEGEEFVLFYKALTQREEVLSLFQKYSEDGKKLTLLELADFLREEQLEDEGTEELAMELIDKYEPSETARARHVLSADGFLMYLCSLEGSIFNPRHRGLWQDMSQPLCHYFISSSHNTYLIEDQIRGQSSIEGYIRALKRGCRCLEVDCWDGPNGEPMVYHGHTFTSKIPFREVVNTLGKYAFKTSDYPVILSLENHCSMEQQEVLAQQLKDILGEQLLTTPIDGHVPTQLPSPEELKHKILLKGKKIGRLEDTLDGPGDEAPDVSDDDNGAEAEEERRRAKKDKETLAQTLSDCVIYCKNVPFRGFQEARSHSRPSEVSSLSEAKARKLIRDEGNEFVRHNAWQLTRIYPSGMRTDSSNYNPQEMWNVGCQIVALNFQTAGTEMDLCDGLFSQNGCCGYVLKPPFMRDEETLFNPSDPSSRQGPGPTTLTIQVISGQQLPKVANSKEGAIIDPLVRVEIYGVPADQAHQETKYIENNGFNPHWDETLQFQIYVPELALIRFVVEDYDKTSRNDFVGQFTLPFANIKPGYRHIHLLSKDGTSIPPSSLFVHIRITEPPGPEQD; this is encoded by the exons ATGGCATCGCTGCTGTGCAACGCCC GCATCCAGCTCACGGACACGCTGGAGCAGATGCAGCAGGGGACTCTGATGCGCAAAGTCAAGTCCAAGAGCTGGAAGAAGCAGCGTTACTTCAAGCTGCAGGAGGACTGCATGACCATCTGGTACCAGTCCAAGAGGACAGGCAAAACTGAATCTGCCT tcTCCATCAGCGATGTGGAGACGGTGCGGGAAGGGCACCAGTCGGAGGTGCTGCAGAGCGTGGCTGAGGAGTTCCCCCCTGAGCGCTGCTTCACCATTGTCTTCTACGGCCGTCGCGGCAACCTGGACCTCGTTGCTGGCTCGGCAGAGGAGGCACAGTGCTGGATACAGGGCCTGCGTCAGCTCATCGAGGTGGCCACCACCATGGACCAAAGGGAGAAGATAGACCAAT GGATTCGTGACTGGTTCCAGAAAGCTGACAAGAATAAGGATGGGCGCATGAACTTCAAGGAGGTGCAGCGTCTCCTGAAGATGATGAACGTGGACATGAACGAGGATCATGCCCTGCGGCTCTTCCAG GATGCTGACAAGTCGGAGTCGGGGACTCTGGAAGGGGAGGAATTTGTACTCTTCTACAAGGCTCTCACGCAGCGTGAGGAGGTGCTGAGCCTCTTCCAGAAATACTCTGAGGATGGAAAGAAGCTgacactgctggagctggcggATTTCCTGcgggaggagcagctggaggatgaGGGCACAGAGGAGCTGGCCATGGAGCTCATTGACAAATATGAACCATCAGAGACGG cccgGGCCCGCCATGTGCTGAGTGCTGATGGGTTCCTCATGTacctctgctccctggagggCTCCATCTTCAACCCCCGGCACCGGGGGCTGTGGCAGGACATGAGCCAGCCACTCTGCCACTACTTCATCTCCTCCTCCCACAACACCTACCTGATAGAGGATCAGATCCGGGGCCAGAGCAGCATCGAGGGCTACATCAG GGCTCTGAAACGAGGCTGCCGGTGCCTGGAGGTGGATTGCTGGGACGGGCCAAATGGGGAGCCCATGGTGTACCACGGCCACACCTTCACCTCCAAGATCCCCTTCCGGGAGGTGGTGAACACCCTGGGGAAGTACGCCTTCAAG ACCTCGGACTACCCGGTGATCCTGTCCCTAGAGAACCACTGCAgcatggagcagcaggaggtgctggcccagcagctcaAGGACATCCTGGGGGAACAGCTCCTCACCACTCCCATCGATGGGCATGTCCCCACCCAGCTCCCATCCCCAGAG GAGCTGAAGCACAAGATCTTGCTGAAGGGCAAGAAGATTGGGCGGCTGGAGGACACGCTGGACGGGCCAGGGGATGAGGCACCTGATGTGTCTGATGATGACaatggggcagaggcagaggaggagaggaggagagcaAAG AAGGACAAGGAGACCTTGGCACAAACATTGTCCGACTGTGTCATCTACTGCAAGAATGTGCCCTTCCGGGGCTTCCAGGAGGCACGCAGCCATTCCCGGCCCTCGGAGGTCTCCTCCCTCTCTGAGGCCAAGGCCAGGAAGCTCATCCGGGATGAAG GAAATGAGTTTGTTCGCCACAATGCCTGGCAGCTGACACGCATCTACCCCAGCGGCATGAGGACTGACTCGTCCAACTACAATCCCCAGGAGATGTGGAACGTGGGCTGCCAGATCG TGGCCTTGAACTTCCAGACAGCTGGCACGGAGATGGACCTGTGTGACGGGCTCTTCAGCCAGAATGGCTGCTGTGGCTATGTGCTCAAACCACCCTTCATGAGGGATGAGGAGACTCTCTTCAaccccagtgaccccagcaGCCGGCAAGGCCCTGGCCCCACCACCCTGACAATCCAG GTAATCAGcgggcagcagctgcccaaaGTGGCCAACAGCAAGGAGGGAGCCATCATTGACCCCCTGGTGCGTGTGGAGATCTACGGGGTCCCTGCAGACCAGGCACACCAGGAGACCAAGTACATCGAGAACAACG GGTTTAATCCCCACTGGGATGAGACACTGCAGTTTCAGATCTATGTGCCTGAGCTGGCCCTCATTCGCTTTGTGGTGGAGGATTATGACAAGACTTCCAGGAATGATTTTGTGGGTCAGTTCACCCTACCATTTGCCAACATCAAACCTG GATATCGGCACATCCATCTCCTCTCAAAGGATGGCACCAGCATCCCACCCTCTTCGCTCTTTGTCCACATCCGCATCACTGAGCCacctggccctgagcaggactGA